A genomic region of Marinobacter szutsaonensis contains the following coding sequences:
- a CDS encoding 2-isopropylmalate synthase, with translation MAATDHLVIFDTTLRDGEQSPGATMNKAEKLRIAKALEKLRVDVIEAGFAIASQGDFDAVKQIAENIRESTVCSLARALDNDIDRAAEAIRPAERARIHTFIATSPIHMKHKLQMEPGEVVEQAVRAVKRARSHVDDVEFSCEDAGRSELDFLCRIIEAAIDAGARTINIPDTVGYAIPEQFGETIFQIMNRVPNADKAIFSVHCHNDLGLAVANSLAAVTRGARQVECTINGLGERAGNAALEEIVMAVRTRQDLFNIDTGIDTQHIVPASRLVSTITGFPVQPNKAIVGANAFAHESGIHQDGVLKHRETYEIMRAQDVGWHTNSLVLGKHSGRNAFRTRLLELGIQFETETELNEAFTRFKALADLKHEIFDEDLQAIASDTRQKEEEGPYGLVCMQVCSETGVVPKASLTLTVEGKEHKVEAEGSGPVDATFKAIESLVDSGCNLQLYSVNAITSGTDAQGEVTVRLERGGRIVNGIGADTDIIIASAKAYIEALNLISRGGIRQHPQVADV, from the coding sequence CATGAACAAGGCGGAAAAGCTCCGCATTGCCAAGGCCCTTGAGAAACTGCGTGTGGACGTCATCGAGGCGGGCTTTGCGATCGCCAGTCAGGGCGACTTCGACGCCGTAAAGCAGATTGCCGAGAATATCAGGGAGTCCACGGTATGCAGCCTGGCCCGAGCGCTCGATAACGATATTGATCGCGCCGCCGAAGCCATCCGGCCGGCCGAGCGTGCTCGCATCCACACCTTCATCGCCACCTCTCCGATCCATATGAAGCACAAGCTGCAGATGGAGCCGGGCGAGGTCGTGGAGCAGGCGGTACGAGCCGTGAAGCGTGCCCGTAGCCACGTGGATGACGTCGAGTTCTCCTGCGAGGACGCCGGGCGTTCCGAGCTCGATTTCCTGTGCCGCATTATCGAGGCCGCTATTGATGCCGGTGCCCGTACCATCAATATTCCCGATACCGTGGGTTACGCGATCCCGGAACAGTTCGGTGAAACCATTTTCCAGATCATGAACCGGGTGCCTAATGCCGACAAGGCGATTTTCTCGGTGCATTGCCATAACGACCTTGGCCTGGCCGTCGCCAATTCCCTGGCCGCGGTAACCCGTGGTGCCCGGCAGGTGGAATGCACCATCAACGGCCTGGGTGAGCGCGCCGGCAACGCCGCTCTGGAAGAGATCGTCATGGCGGTTCGTACCCGTCAGGACCTGTTCAATATCGATACCGGGATTGATACCCAGCACATCGTTCCCGCATCCCGACTGGTATCCACCATCACCGGTTTCCCGGTTCAGCCGAACAAGGCCATCGTGGGTGCGAATGCCTTCGCCCATGAGTCCGGTATTCACCAGGACGGGGTCCTGAAGCATCGGGAAACCTATGAAATCATGCGGGCCCAGGACGTTGGCTGGCACACCAATAGCCTGGTGCTGGGCAAGCACTCCGGTCGCAACGCGTTCCGCACCCGGCTTCTGGAACTGGGTATCCAGTTCGAGACCGAGACTGAACTGAACGAAGCCTTTACCCGGTTCAAGGCCCTGGCCGACCTCAAACATGAAATCTTCGATGAGGATCTGCAGGCCATCGCCAGCGATACGCGGCAGAAGGAAGAGGAAGGCCCCTATGGACTGGTCTGTATGCAGGTCTGTTCCGAGACCGGCGTAGTGCCGAAAGCCAGCCTGACCCTCACGGTGGAAGGCAAGGAGCACAAGGTGGAAGCCGAGGGCAGTGGCCCGGTCGATGCCACCTTCAAGGCGATCGAATCCCTGGTGGATTCCGGTTGTAACCTCCAGCTGTATTCGGTCAACGCCATCACCAGTGGTACCGACGCCCAGGGCGAAGTGACCGTGCGCCTTGAGCGGGGCGGCCGCATCGTCAATGGTATCGGTGCGGATACCGATATCATCATTGCCTCGGCCAAGGCCTACATTGAGGCGCTTAATCTGATCAGCCGGGGTGGTATCCGTCAGCATCCGCAAGTGGCGGATGTATAA
- a CDS encoding 2-isopropylmalate synthase, with translation MIHTEAERQFYLGVAGVRLWYARSPLPGAAPSPEFEFPEEVSSSPEELPAATDPGAPVAPAVTRKPSGKSAKPARAVNLQSLMETSAPESSGATATPPSAGPEQEAEQETGAAANQSRRSVDESKAAPFRQKLNLRLWVGRRFVLVTHLSGEASLRLQETLAGNILKSVADQEARELGPVLWPVFNNPLIPGNRLADLIDVLKGVLEPVEAQQVILLGVPDSGDQSGADHWLAQALGRKPELVFPHTLAELAGNPELKKQLWQLLKPFA, from the coding sequence ATGATCCATACCGAAGCCGAGCGTCAGTTCTACCTGGGAGTGGCCGGTGTACGTCTCTGGTACGCCCGGTCACCGCTGCCCGGTGCCGCCCCGAGCCCGGAGTTTGAATTCCCGGAGGAAGTATCGTCTTCCCCTGAGGAACTCCCCGCTGCGACTGACCCGGGAGCGCCAGTTGCCCCCGCGGTAACCAGGAAGCCTTCCGGGAAGAGTGCGAAGCCTGCTCGGGCAGTCAATCTCCAGTCGTTGATGGAGACGTCAGCCCCGGAGTCTTCAGGTGCCACGGCAACACCACCGTCCGCCGGGCCTGAACAAGAGGCCGAACAGGAAACTGGGGCCGCTGCGAATCAATCCCGCCGGTCCGTCGATGAATCCAAAGCGGCACCGTTCCGGCAGAAGTTGAATCTCCGGTTGTGGGTCGGCAGACGGTTTGTGCTGGTAACACACCTGTCCGGAGAGGCGAGTCTGCGCCTGCAGGAGACTTTGGCGGGCAATATCCTGAAGAGCGTTGCTGATCAGGAGGCCCGGGAACTTGGCCCGGTTCTGTGGCCGGTATTCAATAATCCGCTGATTCCGGGGAATCGTCTTGCGGATCTGATCGATGTACTCAAGGGCGTACTTGAGCCGGTCGAAGCTCAGCAAGTGATACTCCTGGGGGTTCCGGATTCCGGTGATCAATCCGGGGCAGATCACTGGCTTGCCCAGGCCCTCGGGCGGAAACCGGAACTGGTTTTCCCCCATACTTTGGCGGAACTCGCCGGGAACCCCGAGCTGAAGAAACAGCTCTGGCAGCTTCTCAAGCCGTTTGCCTGA
- the rimI gene encoding ribosomal protein S18-alanine N-acetyltransferase: MNNRPAFARADGPALEIRALSHSDLSRVLEIERQGYSHPWSEAVFLDCFKDNYRLWALYRGDSLIGYAVVAYLVDEAHLLNLCVCPDSRGCGAGRYLLEHLVGKAGEDGMVQVLLEVRVTNRSAEQLYTSAGFEEIGLRPGYYPAAQGREDARVMTLALDSK; this comes from the coding sequence ATGAATAACCGACCAGCGTTCGCAAGGGCGGATGGGCCTGCTCTCGAGATTCGTGCCCTGTCCCATTCCGATCTTTCCCGGGTGCTGGAAATCGAACGCCAGGGCTATTCCCACCCCTGGAGCGAAGCGGTCTTCCTGGACTGCTTCAAGGACAACTATCGCCTGTGGGCGCTCTACAGAGGGGACTCCCTCATTGGGTACGCGGTTGTTGCGTATCTGGTGGACGAAGCCCACTTGCTGAACCTGTGCGTGTGCCCGGACAGCCGGGGTTGCGGCGCTGGGCGCTATCTGCTCGAGCACCTGGTGGGCAAGGCCGGGGAAGATGGCATGGTCCAGGTCCTGCTCGAGGTTCGGGTGACCAATCGTTCTGCCGAACAGCTCTATACCAGCGCCGGGTTCGAAGAGATTGGGCTGCGCCCCGGCTACTATCCGGCTGCCCAGGGCCGGGAAGACGCCAGGGTCATGACTCTGGCGCTGGATAGTAAGTGA
- the prfC gene encoding peptide chain release factor 3, with product MSNLSQEVAKRRTFAIISHPDAGKTTITEKVLLFGQALQKAGTVKGKKSGQHAKSDWMEMEKERGISVTTSVMQFPYGGKLVNLLDTPGHEDFSEDTYRTLTAVDSCLMVIDSAKGVEERTIKLMEVTRLRDTPILTFMNKLDRDTRDPVELMDEVEEVLKIACAPVTWPIGMGKNFKGVYHLLLDEVVLYQSGQGHTIQEKRIIKGLDNPELDEAIGAYASDLRDEIELVKGASHEFDQEAFLAGELTPVFFGTALGNFGVDHMLDGLVEWAPEPQPRETDQRLVEPTEDGFSGFVFKIQANMDPQHRDRIAFLRIVSGKYAQGMKARHVRIGKDVRFSDALTFMAGDREHAEEAFAGDIIGLHNHGTIQLGDTFTAGEDMKFTGIPNFAPELFRRIRLKDPLKAKQLQKGLIQLSEEGAVQVFRPLKNNDLIVGAVGVLQFDVVVARLKSEYKVDAVYEPINVATARWVSCDDERKLDEFERKNNDYLALDGSDRLAYIAPTMVNLNLAQERYPDIRFQKTREH from the coding sequence ATGTCGAATCTCTCCCAGGAAGTGGCCAAGCGCCGTACTTTCGCTATTATCTCCCACCCGGACGCCGGTAAGACCACCATCACCGAGAAGGTGCTGCTGTTCGGGCAGGCGCTCCAGAAAGCCGGTACGGTCAAGGGCAAGAAATCCGGTCAGCACGCCAAGTCAGACTGGATGGAGATGGAGAAGGAGAGGGGTATCTCGGTAACCACTTCCGTGATGCAATTCCCGTATGGCGGCAAGCTGGTCAACCTTCTGGACACCCCGGGCCACGAGGATTTCTCGGAGGATACCTACCGTACCCTGACCGCTGTGGACTCCTGCCTGATGGTGATCGACAGTGCCAAGGGTGTCGAGGAGCGGACCATCAAGCTCATGGAGGTCACCCGGTTACGGGATACGCCGATTCTGACCTTCATGAACAAGCTCGATCGGGATACCCGGGATCCGGTGGAGTTGATGGACGAAGTGGAGGAGGTTCTGAAGATTGCCTGTGCGCCGGTGACCTGGCCGATCGGCATGGGCAAGAACTTCAAGGGTGTGTATCACCTGCTGCTTGACGAGGTGGTGCTGTACCAGTCGGGGCAGGGCCATACCATCCAGGAGAAGCGCATCATCAAGGGCCTGGATAACCCTGAGCTGGATGAAGCGATCGGTGCCTATGCGTCCGATCTCCGGGACGAGATCGAACTGGTCAAGGGCGCTTCCCACGAATTCGACCAGGAGGCCTTCCTGGCCGGTGAGCTGACCCCGGTGTTCTTCGGTACTGCCCTGGGTAACTTCGGCGTCGATCACATGCTGGACGGTCTGGTGGAGTGGGCGCCGGAGCCCCAGCCGCGGGAGACGGACCAGCGTCTGGTCGAGCCCACCGAGGACGGCTTTTCCGGTTTTGTTTTCAAGATCCAGGCCAACATGGATCCCCAACATCGGGACCGTATTGCCTTCCTGCGCATTGTCTCCGGCAAGTACGCCCAGGGGATGAAGGCCCGTCATGTCCGCATTGGCAAGGATGTTCGCTTTTCAGATGCCCTGACCTTCATGGCCGGCGACCGGGAGCATGCCGAAGAGGCCTTTGCCGGGGATATCATCGGCCTTCATAACCACGGCACCATACAGTTGGGTGATACCTTCACCGCTGGCGAGGACATGAAGTTTACCGGCATTCCGAACTTCGCCCCGGAGCTGTTCCGGCGCATCCGGCTCAAGGACCCCCTCAAGGCCAAGCAGTTGCAGAAGGGGCTTATCCAGTTGTCCGAAGAGGGTGCGGTCCAGGTATTCCGGCCGCTGAAGAACAACGACCTGATCGTGGGTGCGGTTGGTGTGCTCCAGTTCGATGTGGTGGTGGCTCGCCTGAAGAGCGAATACAAGGTGGATGCAGTCTATGAGCCCATCAACGTGGCCACGGCCCGGTGGGTGAGCTGCGATGACGAGCGCAAGCTGGACGAGTTCGAGCGCAAGAACAATGACTATCTTGCCCTCGATGGCAGTGACCGCCTCGCTTACATCGCGCCGACCATGGTTAACCTGAACCTGGCGCAGGAGCGTTACCCGGATATCCGGTTCCAGAAGACCCGGGAACACTGA
- a CDS encoding TatD family hydrolase, which produces MRMIDAHCHFDFPRFDGQRAQVLGEARELGVLGVVIPGVRRLDWSRVREVAGAHPGLWYCLGIHPWFVKEHREEDLQALEDQLAERPERCVGLGECGLDRLHGTLDEQQPWFERQVAIAARQELPLVIHSVKTHDEVHATLRRANWSGRALIHGFSGSYQQAAKLVDLGCYIGIGGVITHDRARKTRDTVARLPLDCLVLETDAPDMAPAGVEPGQNSPAYLPRILETLATLRGVKASDIAPELLANVCSLYGWSGGDLPE; this is translated from the coding sequence ATGAGAATGATCGACGCCCATTGCCACTTTGATTTTCCCCGTTTCGACGGCCAGCGAGCGCAAGTGCTGGGTGAGGCCCGGGAGCTGGGCGTTCTGGGTGTCGTGATCCCCGGGGTTCGCAGGCTGGACTGGTCAAGGGTCCGGGAGGTTGCCGGGGCTCACCCGGGCCTGTGGTACTGCCTGGGTATTCATCCCTGGTTTGTAAAGGAGCACAGGGAAGAGGATCTCCAGGCCCTGGAGGATCAGTTGGCGGAGCGGCCTGAGCGTTGTGTCGGTCTCGGCGAATGCGGTCTGGATCGCCTGCACGGAACGCTGGATGAGCAGCAGCCCTGGTTCGAGCGTCAGGTGGCCATTGCCGCACGACAGGAACTGCCGCTGGTTATCCACTCGGTGAAGACCCATGATGAGGTCCATGCCACCCTCCGCCGGGCCAACTGGTCGGGGCGGGCGCTGATCCACGGCTTTTCAGGCAGCTACCAGCAGGCTGCCAAGCTGGTGGATCTGGGTTGTTACATCGGGATCGGCGGGGTGATCACCCATGATCGCGCCCGCAAGACCCGGGACACGGTAGCGCGGCTGCCGCTGGATTGCCTGGTGCTGGAAACGGATGCGCCGGACATGGCGCCGGCGGGTGTGGAACCCGGCCAGAATTCCCCGGCCTATCTGCCGCGGATACTCGAGACGCTGGCGACTCTTAGGGGGGTGAAGGCGTCGGACATCGCGCCGGAATTGCTCGCAAATGTCTGTTCGCTCTATGGCTGGAGCGGCGGCGATCTGCCAGAATAA
- the rplM gene encoding 50S ribosomal protein L13: MKTLSAKPETVKRDWYVVDAAGKTLGRLSTEIARRLRGKHKPEYTPHVDTGDYIVVINASQVQVTGKKASAKMYYSHTGFPGGIKSINFEKLVDKAPEQIIQKSVKGMLPKGPLGRAMFKKLKVYAGAEHPHAAQQPKELDI; encoded by the coding sequence ATGAAGACTCTGAGTGCGAAACCAGAAACAGTAAAACGTGACTGGTACGTTGTAGACGCAGCCGGCAAGACGCTGGGTCGTCTGTCAACCGAAATCGCCCGTCGTCTGCGGGGCAAGCATAAGCCTGAGTATACCCCTCACGTGGACACTGGCGACTACATCGTTGTAATCAATGCCAGCCAGGTGCAGGTTACCGGCAAAAAGGCATCTGCAAAGATGTACTACAGCCACACCGGCTTTCCGGGTGGAATCAAGTCCATCAATTTCGAGAAGCTGGTAGACAAGGCTCCCGAGCAAATCATCCAGAAGTCTGTCAAAGGCATGCTTCCGAAAGGCCCGCTCGGCCGCGCCATGTTCAAGAAGCTGAAAGTCTACGCCGGCGCTGAGCATCCCCATGCAGCCCAGCAGCCCAAAGAACTCGACATTTAA
- the rpsI gene encoding 30S ribosomal protein S9, with amino-acid sequence MSVAQNYGTGRRKNSTARVFIKPGSGNITINGRTIEQFFGRETLRMIVRQPLVVAESTDRFDINITVKGGGTSGQAGAIRHGLTRALMDYDETLRPALRKAGYVTRDAREVERKKVGLRKARKRPQFSKR; translated from the coding sequence ATGTCTGTAGCACAAAATTACGGTACTGGTCGCCGCAAGAACTCCACGGCTCGCGTCTTTATCAAGCCGGGTAGCGGTAACATCACTATCAACGGTCGCACCATCGAGCAGTTCTTCGGTCGTGAGACTCTGCGCATGATCGTTCGTCAGCCGCTGGTGGTTGCCGAGTCTACCGATCGTTTCGACATCAACATCACCGTCAAGGGTGGTGGTACCAGTGGTCAGGCCGGCGCTATTCGCCACGGTCTGACCCGTGCCCTGATGGATTACGACGAGACTCTGCGCCCGGCACTGCGCAAAGCGGGTTACGTTACCCGTGACGCACGTGAAGTCGAGCGTAAGAAGGTTGGTCTGCGCAAGGCGCGTAAGCGTCCGCAGTTCTCCAAGCGTTAA
- the petA gene encoding ubiquinol-cytochrome c reductase iron-sulfur subunit — MSNGDVSQGRRRFLIGATSVVGGVGVVGAAVPFVASWNPSAKAEAAGAPVTVNISKIEPGQQITVEWRGKPVWVIRRTPEMLENIEKLNDVVKDPQSEAPQQPPYIDGALRALKPEFGVYVGLCTHLGCVPSYRPEVAPADLGENWLGGLFCPCHGSRYDLAGRVYEAQPAPLNLEVPPYRFDDDVTLTIGLDPEAA; from the coding sequence ATGAGTAATGGCGACGTGAGCCAAGGCCGGCGCCGGTTCCTGATCGGCGCTACGTCCGTGGTGGGTGGAGTCGGCGTCGTCGGTGCAGCAGTTCCTTTCGTGGCATCCTGGAATCCCAGTGCCAAGGCGGAAGCAGCAGGTGCACCGGTAACCGTCAATATCAGCAAGATTGAACCAGGCCAGCAGATCACCGTTGAGTGGCGCGGTAAGCCGGTCTGGGTCATCCGCCGCACACCGGAAATGCTGGAAAACATTGAGAAGTTGAACGATGTGGTGAAAGATCCACAGTCGGAAGCACCTCAGCAGCCTCCGTACATCGATGGGGCTCTTCGTGCCCTTAAGCCAGAGTTTGGCGTGTATGTCGGTCTTTGCACCCACCTGGGCTGCGTGCCGTCCTATCGTCCTGAAGTGGCGCCGGCGGATCTCGGTGAAAACTGGCTCGGTGGTCTCTTCTGTCCGTGTCACGGCTCCCGCTATGACCTGGCCGGCCGGGTTTATGAAGCGCAGCCTGCTCCCCTGAACCTTGAGGTGCCGCCGTATCGTTTCGATGACGATGTGACCCTCACGATTGGTCTTGATCCGGAGGCAGCGTAA
- a CDS encoding cytochrome bc complex cytochrome b subunit translates to MQKLIQWVDDRLPIVDAWNKHLAKYYAPKNFNVWYFFGSLAMLVLVNQLVTGIWLTMSYNPSAEGAFASVEYIMRDVEWGWLLRYLHSTGASAFFVVVYLHMFRGLMYGSYQKPRELIWIFGMLIYLVLMAEAFMGYLLPWGQMSYWGAQVIVNLFGAIPVIGEDLSLWIRGDYLISGITLNRFFALHVVALPIVLLGLVVLHILALHEVGSNNPDGIDIKKNKDENGIPKDGIPFHPYYTVHDLLGVAVFFFIFFIVVFFFPEMGGLFLEKPNFEPANALKTPAHIAPVWYFTPFYAMLRAVTVDLFGLPAKFWGVVVMGGAIAILFVLPWLDRSPVRSIRYKGWLSKIALAIFAISFVILGYLGLVPATEGRTMVAQILTVLYFLYFILMPFYTRMEKTKPVPERVTG, encoded by the coding sequence ATGCAGAAACTGATTCAGTGGGTAGACGACCGTCTCCCGATCGTTGACGCCTGGAACAAACACCTGGCCAAGTATTACGCACCGAAAAACTTCAACGTGTGGTACTTCTTTGGCTCCTTGGCCATGCTTGTACTGGTGAACCAGCTGGTTACCGGTATCTGGCTGACCATGAGCTACAACCCCTCCGCCGAGGGTGCTTTTGCTTCCGTTGAGTACATCATGCGCGATGTGGAGTGGGGCTGGCTGCTCCGTTACCTGCACTCTACCGGCGCCTCAGCCTTCTTCGTGGTGGTGTATCTCCATATGTTCCGCGGCCTGATGTACGGCTCGTACCAGAAGCCCCGTGAGCTGATCTGGATCTTCGGCATGCTGATCTACCTGGTGCTGATGGCCGAAGCCTTTATGGGCTACCTGCTGCCGTGGGGTCAGATGTCCTACTGGGGTGCCCAGGTTATCGTTAACCTGTTCGGTGCCATTCCGGTTATCGGTGAAGACCTGTCCCTGTGGATCCGTGGTGACTACCTGATCTCCGGTATCACGCTGAACCGCTTCTTCGCCCTGCATGTGGTTGCACTGCCAATCGTTCTGCTGGGCCTGGTGGTGCTGCACATCCTGGCGCTGCACGAGGTTGGTTCCAACAACCCTGACGGTATCGATATCAAGAAGAACAAGGACGAGAACGGCATCCCGAAAGACGGCATTCCGTTCCACCCGTACTACACCGTGCACGACCTGCTGGGCGTGGCTGTGTTCTTCTTTATCTTCTTCATCGTGGTGTTCTTCTTCCCGGAAATGGGCGGCCTGTTCCTCGAGAAGCCGAACTTCGAGCCGGCGAACGCCCTGAAGACACCTGCGCATATTGCGCCGGTCTGGTACTTCACGCCGTTCTACGCGATGCTGCGTGCGGTAACCGTGGATCTGTTCGGTCTGCCGGCGAAGTTCTGGGGTGTTGTCGTCATGGGTGGCGCTATCGCGATCCTGTTCGTACTGCCCTGGCTTGATCGCAGCCCGGTCCGCTCCATCCGTTACAAGGGCTGGCTGAGCAAGATTGCCCTGGCGATCTTTGCCATCAGCTTTGTGATCCTGGGCTACCTTGGCCTGGTTCCGGCAACAGAAGGTCGCACCATGGTCGCGCAGATCCTGACCGTGCTGTACTTCCTGTACTTCATTCTGATGCCGTTCTATACGCGCATGGAGAAAACCAAGCCAGTACCAGAGAGGGTGACAGGATAA
- a CDS encoding cytochrome c1, giving the protein MRKLIFGLVFAVLPALGLAAGGAVPLDHIETDHTNKESLQRGVALFTNYCMGCHSMEYARYKRVADDLEIPVELYEENLIFTGAKIGELMKNSMSKDMAAEWFGAPPPDLTLETRLRGESWVYSYLRGFYKDETRPLGVNNVVFPNVGMPHVMVDLQGLCAVQPNVGVEASVEPLSGNINNGELCSQYESEGSMSETEFSQAMYDLTNFMSYMADPVRVERERLGIFVLIFVAIFFVFAYLLNREYWKDVH; this is encoded by the coding sequence ATGAGAAAGCTGATTTTTGGTCTCGTTTTCGCAGTCCTGCCAGCTCTCGGGCTGGCAGCCGGTGGCGCGGTTCCGCTCGACCATATCGAGACGGACCACACCAACAAGGAATCCCTGCAGCGGGGGGTGGCCCTGTTCACCAACTACTGCATGGGTTGTCACTCCATGGAATACGCCCGCTACAAGCGCGTGGCGGACGATCTCGAGATTCCCGTGGAGCTGTACGAGGAGAACCTGATCTTCACCGGCGCCAAGATTGGCGAGCTGATGAAGAACTCCATGAGCAAGGACATGGCTGCAGAATGGTTTGGTGCGCCGCCACCCGACCTGACGCTGGAGACCCGCCTGCGTGGTGAGTCCTGGGTTTATTCCTATCTTCGTGGTTTCTACAAGGATGAAACCCGCCCGCTGGGTGTCAACAACGTGGTCTTCCCGAACGTGGGTATGCCGCACGTGATGGTTGACCTGCAGGGTCTGTGTGCCGTTCAGCCGAATGTGGGTGTGGAAGCCTCTGTTGAGCCGCTCAGCGGCAACATCAACAATGGTGAGCTGTGCTCGCAGTACGAGAGTGAAGGTTCCATGAGTGAGACCGAGTTCAGCCAGGCCATGTACGACCTGACCAACTTCATGTCGTACATGGCGGATCCGGTGCGTGTTGAGCGTGAGCGCCTGGGTATCTTCGTGCTGATCTTCGTGGCGATCTTCTTCGTCTTCGCGTACCTGCTCAATCGTGAGTACTGGAAGGACGTACACTGA
- a CDS encoding glutathione S-transferase N-terminal domain-containing protein, with protein MGVVTKRSSMTFFSDPASHYSHRVRIVLAEKGVTVDIVDVDPDNPPAELADLNPYNALPTLVDRDLVLYEPNIMMEYLDERFPHPPLLPVYPVARANSRLMIHRIQKDWCGLVDQILAQPNAKASEVARKELRESLLATAPLFGEMPFFLSEEFTIVDCCIAPILWRLPALGIELNEKQAKPIQKYMDSIFAREGFKASLSDLEEDIRS; from the coding sequence ATGGGCGTTGTGACCAAGCGGTCATCAATGACGTTTTTCTCTGATCCGGCCAGTCATTACAGTCACCGGGTGCGTATTGTCCTGGCAGAGAAGGGTGTTACCGTTGATATAGTGGATGTGGACCCGGACAATCCGCCGGCGGAACTGGCCGACCTGAATCCGTACAACGCCCTGCCGACGCTGGTGGATCGGGATCTGGTGCTCTACGAGCCCAACATCATGATGGAGTACCTGGACGAGCGCTTCCCGCACCCGCCTTTACTGCCGGTCTATCCGGTGGCGCGGGCCAATAGTCGTCTGATGATCCATCGGATCCAGAAAGACTGGTGTGGCCTGGTGGACCAGATCCTGGCCCAGCCCAATGCCAAGGCGTCCGAGGTCGCCCGTAAGGAACTGCGTGAGAGCTTGCTGGCTACGGCACCGCTTTTCGGCGAGATGCCGTTCTTCCTCTCCGAGGAGTTCACCATCGTCGATTGCTGTATTGCTCCGATTCTCTGGCGTCTGCCGGCGCTGGGTATCGAGCTGAATGAGAAGCAGGCGAAACCGATCCAGAAATACATGGACAGCATCTTCGCCCGTGAAGGCTTCAAGGCAAGCCTGTCTGATCTGGAAGAAGATATTCGCAGCTGA
- a CDS encoding ClpXP protease specificity-enhancing factor, with protein sequence MTSSRPYLVRAFNEWILDNDCTPYIVVDAGVQGVQVPTEHVANGQIVLNISPGAVRGLVIGNGALEFSARFGGVPMQVFIPLQAVMAIYAKENGEGMVFGSEPGTPDPDGPGDKDDGRSHGGPDDRPSGRPTLKVVK encoded by the coding sequence ATGACATCCAGTCGGCCGTACCTGGTGCGGGCCTTTAACGAATGGATTCTGGATAATGACTGTACGCCCTATATTGTCGTGGACGCGGGCGTTCAGGGAGTCCAGGTACCGACGGAGCACGTGGCCAATGGCCAGATTGTGCTGAACATCAGTCCCGGAGCAGTTCGCGGCCTGGTTATCGGTAATGGTGCACTGGAGTTCAGTGCCCGCTTCGGCGGTGTTCCCATGCAGGTATTTATTCCGCTTCAGGCAGTGATGGCTATCTATGCCAAGGAAAATGGCGAGGGTATGGTGTTCGGTAGTGAGCCGGGCACCCCGGATCCGGACGGCCCCGGTGACAAGGATGACGGGCGTTCACATGGCGGCCCGGACGATCGTCCTTCGGGCAGGCCGACCCTGAAAGTGGTGAAGTAA
- a CDS encoding SIS domain-containing protein, which yields MDTTEQQISQWFATHMEHTAQAATTVAPQIEPAADAFVSTLLQDGKLITCANGNANILAQYFCTALLNRLEQDRPALPAINLGADATTYSAICRDNRFNDTFSRQVRAIGKPGDLLFVVVDDGHKANLIQAIQAAHDREMQVVVLSAREKSDITSLLHPEDHEIALNNLDPADATPLLLMIINTLCRLVDAKLFGG from the coding sequence ATGGACACAACTGAACAGCAAATCAGCCAGTGGTTCGCCACGCACATGGAGCATACGGCCCAGGCGGCAACCACGGTGGCACCCCAGATCGAGCCGGCTGCTGACGCGTTTGTCAGCACCCTCCTGCAAGATGGCAAATTGATTACCTGCGCCAACGGCAATGCCAATATCCTGGCCCAGTATTTCTGCACCGCCCTGCTGAACCGCCTGGAACAGGACCGGCCGGCATTGCCCGCGATCAACCTGGGAGCGGATGCGACCACCTACTCTGCCATTTGCCGGGACAATCGCTTCAATGACACCTTTTCACGACAGGTGCGCGCCATCGGTAAACCCGGTGACCTTCTGTTTGTGGTGGTGGATGACGGCCATAAGGCTAACCTGATCCAGGCGATACAGGCTGCCCACGACCGGGAAATGCAGGTAGTAGTGCTCAGTGCGCGGGAAAAATCCGACATCACGTCCCTGCTTCACCCGGAAGACCACGAGATCGCCCTGAACAATCTCGATCCGGCGGACGCAACGCCACTACTACTGATGATAATCAACACGCTATGCCGTCTGGTGGACGCCAAGCTGTTCGGAGGATAA